One genomic segment of Ehrlichia chaffeensis str. Arkansas includes these proteins:
- a CDS encoding valine--tRNA ligase, with amino-acid sequence MQSIFNNKYQFKNIETKYNTHWNITKLYKWKNSGNNQFIIDTPPPTISGQLHIGHVFSYCHTDFIARYQRMLGKDVFYPIGFDDNGLPTERLVEKTKKIRATDMSRKEFNTICTQVSNEFRIQFKQLFQSIGISYDWDLEYHTISKNIQKISQTSFINLYNKGKLYRKLQPIFWDCIDKTAIARAEVEENEISSFMNTITFSTEAGIPINIATTRPELMPACVAVFFNPSDTRYQHLLGQNAIVPIFGNRVKILPDDQVKIDKGTGLVMCCTFGDEMDVYWWNKHNLDTKIIISKSGTIFNLSSDTTQGKSVCNQLHGLPITKARALILEILDQNNLLKHKQEIIHNVKCAERSGAPIEILLSHQWFIKVVEIKQELLKQVQKINWYPKSMRKQIEIWIEGLNWDWCISRQRYFGVPFPVWYSKKADGEIILPDINKLPVDPINDLPEGYQDTEVEADTDVMDTWATSSLSTQFHNISTTHADLRAQSHEIIRSWAFYTILQAYYHNNDIPWKNIMISGWCLAEDKTKMSKSKGNTLTPNKLLEEYGADVVRYWAANSKLGADTTFSNDVLKLGKRFTTKLWNASKFVSMFIGQYSEIDLQHVTETMDKWILSKLYKVIIKATESFNSFEYCIALNYIESFFWKDFCDNYLELSKKRAYGESTSKQEHLSAVHTLSFILRELLKMLAPFMPYITEEIYNTLYNNKNSIHSHNNWPIANISLYNASDELLGEDFIEILNQVRKIKANAQLSVKYKIDKLIINSQGCNFPTSLENDLKAVCNAEHIVYTTQPVIDTNEEKFLVSLEFTNQ; translated from the coding sequence ATGCAGTCTATTTTTAATAACAAATATCAATTTAAAAATATAGAAACAAAATACAACACACACTGGAATATAACAAAACTATATAAATGGAAAAACTCTGGAAATAATCAGTTTATAATTGACACTCCCCCTCCAACAATATCTGGACAACTACATATTGGGCATGTCTTTAGCTATTGTCATACAGATTTTATTGCAAGATATCAGCGCATGCTTGGAAAAGATGTATTTTATCCTATAGGATTTGACGATAACGGTTTACCCACAGAAAGGTTAGTAGAAAAAACAAAAAAAATACGTGCAACAGATATGAGTCGCAAAGAATTCAATACAATATGTACACAAGTATCAAATGAATTCAGAATACAATTTAAACAACTTTTTCAATCTATTGGAATTAGCTACGACTGGGATCTAGAATATCACACAATTAGCAAAAATATACAAAAGATATCTCAAACATCATTTATAAATTTATACAATAAAGGAAAATTATACAGAAAACTACAACCTATATTCTGGGATTGCATTGATAAAACAGCTATAGCACGTGCTGAAGTTGAAGAAAATGAGATATCATCGTTCATGAATACAATAACATTTTCTACAGAAGCAGGAATACCAATCAACATTGCAACAACTCGTCCAGAACTTATGCCAGCTTGCGTTGCTGTATTTTTTAATCCTTCAGATACAAGATATCAGCATCTCCTTGGGCAAAATGCGATAGTGCCAATATTTGGCAACAGAGTAAAAATATTACCAGATGATCAAGTAAAAATAGATAAAGGGACTGGTCTTGTAATGTGCTGTACATTTGGAGACGAAATGGATGTATACTGGTGGAACAAACACAATTTAGATACTAAAATCATTATTAGCAAATCAGGCACTATATTCAATCTAAGTAGTGATACCACTCAAGGAAAAAGTGTATGTAACCAATTACATGGGCTACCAATAACAAAAGCTAGAGCATTAATTCTTGAAATATTAGATCAAAACAATTTACTAAAGCATAAACAGGAAATTATTCACAATGTAAAATGTGCAGAAAGGTCAGGAGCACCTATCGAAATACTATTAAGTCATCAATGGTTTATCAAAGTAGTAGAAATAAAGCAGGAATTATTGAAACAAGTACAAAAAATCAACTGGTATCCAAAATCTATGCGTAAACAAATAGAAATTTGGATAGAAGGCTTAAATTGGGATTGGTGTATATCACGTCAAAGATATTTTGGCGTACCATTTCCAGTTTGGTATTCTAAAAAAGCAGATGGTGAAATTATCTTACCTGATATCAACAAATTACCAGTAGATCCAATTAACGATTTACCGGAAGGATACCAAGACACAGAAGTGGAAGCAGATACCGATGTAATGGATACCTGGGCTACTAGTTCATTGTCCACTCAATTCCATAATATATCTACAACTCATGCTGACTTACGAGCTCAAAGTCATGAAATCATAAGGTCTTGGGCATTTTATACTATTCTACAGGCCTATTACCATAATAATGATATTCCATGGAAAAACATTATGATCAGCGGGTGGTGCCTTGCAGAAGATAAAACAAAGATGAGTAAATCAAAGGGAAATACACTAACTCCAAATAAATTGTTAGAAGAATATGGTGCAGATGTAGTACGTTATTGGGCTGCAAACTCCAAATTAGGAGCAGATACCACATTTTCCAATGACGTTCTCAAATTAGGCAAAAGGTTTACTACTAAACTTTGGAATGCAAGTAAATTTGTTTCAATGTTTATTGGTCAATATTCAGAAATAGATTTACAACACGTAACAGAAACAATGGATAAGTGGATACTTTCAAAACTATATAAAGTTATCATCAAAGCAACAGAAAGTTTCAATTCTTTTGAGTATTGTATAGCACTTAACTACATAGAATCTTTTTTCTGGAAAGATTTTTGCGATAACTATCTTGAATTGTCTAAAAAAAGAGCATATGGAGAATCTACAAGTAAACAGGAACACTTAAGTGCAGTACACACTCTATCCTTTATATTAAGAGAGTTACTCAAAATGTTAGCACCTTTTATGCCATATATCACAGAAGAAATATACAATACACTTTATAACAACAAAAATTCAATTCATAGCCACAATAACTGGCCTATTGCAAATATAAGTCTATACAATGCATCAGATGAGCTATTAGGAGAAGATTTTATAGAAATTCTTAACCAAGTACGTAAAATAAAAGCCAATGCCCAATTATCAGTAAAATATAAAATAGATAAGCTAATCATAAATAGTCAAGGCTGTAACTTTCCTACTTCACTAGAAAATGACTTAAAAGCTGTCTGCAATGCTGAACATATAGTGTACACTACTCAACCAGTAATTGATACAAATGAAGAAAAATTTCTAGTTTCATTAGAATTCACTAACCAGTAA
- a CDS encoding YgfZ/GcvT domain-containing protein, with amino-acid sequence MSKFIILPDRSIIVFYGQDVKQLLNQTTTNNVLNLSQNKAIYSLLLSPSGRYIYDFFIVQYGKYVLLDCCSTEKEEIIQKFLSYKLQLKIVIKEKKHYKVGVFIGDQYDRNECGYTYCQGDTIFFQDPRLSKLGLRVMFNESQKVFSNIEYDVGKYEDYEILRINNTVPDCRKDMIKGTSFPLQFRMAQFHAIDFNKGCYIGQETVARMYRAGVKKNIYTIISEHQSFCDTKVMCAQQEIGRLLSNVGNIGLCLLDISSEHDFCNLKIGGAKVKILLN; translated from the coding sequence ATGAGCAAGTTTATAATTTTGCCTGATAGAAGTATTATAGTCTTCTATGGACAAGATGTTAAGCAATTACTTAATCAAACTACAACGAATAATGTTTTAAATTTAAGTCAAAATAAAGCTATTTATTCTTTGCTTTTGAGTCCTAGTGGTAGATATATTTATGACTTCTTTATTGTGCAATATGGTAAATATGTATTGTTAGATTGCTGTAGTACAGAAAAAGAGGAAATTATACAAAAGTTTTTGTCGTATAAATTACAATTAAAAATAGTAATTAAGGAAAAAAAACACTATAAAGTTGGTGTGTTTATTGGGGATCAGTATGATAGGAATGAGTGTGGATATACTTATTGTCAAGGTGATACTATATTCTTTCAAGATCCTAGGTTATCTAAATTAGGTTTACGTGTTATGTTTAATGAATCCCAAAAAGTATTTAGTAACATAGAATATGATGTTGGAAAATATGAAGATTATGAAATATTGAGAATTAATAATACTGTTCCAGATTGTAGAAAAGATATGATAAAAGGAACCTCATTTCCTTTGCAGTTCAGGATGGCACAATTCCATGCGATTGATTTCAATAAAGGTTGTTATATAGGGCAAGAAACTGTAGCACGTATGTATCGTGCTGGAGTGAAGAAAAATATATATACTATAATTTCTGAACATCAGTCTTTTTGTGATACGAAAGTTATGTGTGCTCAGCAGGAAATAGGTAGATTATTGTCTAATGTTGGTAATATAGGATTATGTTTGTTGGATATTAGTTCAGAGCATGATTTTTGCAATTTAAAAATTGGTGGTGCTAAAGTTAAAATACTACTTAATTAA
- the purF gene encoding amidophosphoribosyltransferase: MQFNEIYEECGVFAIQNNNCAAINCILGLHALQHRGQESFGIVTSEDNKLHFHYSNEQVNSIFNQQSKIDSLLGNTAIGHIRYSTSGSKVGVQPITLDCKFGKLAIAHNGNLTNAAQIRKSLTERGCIFSSDIDTEVIAHLIAINTENTLLDNVINALKTIKGAYSLVILINGTIICCRDPAGIRPLVLGMLDNSYIVASETCALDIVGAQFIRDVLPGEFITIDQGNTLTSSFPFKKQKSSFCIFEYVYFARPDSIIDNKSIYEIRKNIGKELAIENPIPKDTHMIVPVPDSGVPAALGFAEYTKIPFEFGIIRNHYIGRTFIQPNDHIRSMGVKLKHNANSSILKDKVIVLIDDSLVRGTTLKSIITLLHKAGVQQIHLRISSPPTINSCFYGIDTPEESKLIANRLSQLEIKNALGCDSLHFLSIDGLYKAICNTKRNNSIPQYCDACFTGDYPIGKIE; encoded by the coding sequence ATGCAGTTTAATGAAATATATGAAGAATGCGGAGTATTTGCCATACAAAATAATAATTGTGCTGCTATTAATTGCATCCTAGGGCTACATGCACTTCAACATAGAGGCCAAGAATCATTTGGCATAGTAACGTCAGAAGATAACAAACTTCATTTTCACTATTCAAATGAACAAGTCAACAGCATATTCAATCAACAATCAAAAATAGACTCTTTACTAGGAAACACTGCAATTGGACATATACGTTATTCTACAAGTGGAAGTAAAGTTGGTGTTCAACCAATAACCTTAGATTGTAAATTTGGGAAATTAGCAATAGCACACAATGGTAACCTCACTAATGCAGCACAAATAAGAAAATCACTTACTGAAAGGGGATGTATATTTTCATCAGATATCGATACAGAAGTCATTGCTCACCTAATTGCTATTAATACTGAGAATACTCTCTTGGACAATGTTATTAATGCATTAAAAACCATTAAGGGCGCATATTCTTTAGTTATATTAATAAACGGTACTATAATATGTTGTCGCGATCCAGCTGGAATTAGACCACTAGTATTAGGTATGTTAGATAATTCATATATTGTAGCTTCAGAAACTTGTGCTCTAGATATAGTTGGAGCCCAATTTATAAGAGATGTATTACCAGGAGAATTCATCACAATTGACCAAGGTAACACTTTAACAAGTTCTTTTCCATTTAAAAAACAAAAATCAAGTTTTTGTATTTTTGAATACGTATATTTTGCACGACCAGATAGTATAATAGACAATAAGTCTATATATGAAATACGCAAAAACATAGGTAAAGAATTAGCAATAGAAAATCCTATTCCAAAAGATACACACATGATAGTACCAGTACCAGATTCGGGAGTACCAGCTGCATTGGGGTTCGCAGAATACACAAAAATACCTTTTGAATTTGGCATTATTAGGAACCATTATATTGGAAGAACTTTTATCCAACCCAACGATCACATTCGTAGTATGGGAGTGAAGTTAAAACACAATGCTAATTCTTCCATACTAAAAGACAAGGTAATAGTTTTAATAGATGATAGCCTAGTTAGAGGCACAACACTAAAAAGTATAATAACACTACTACACAAAGCAGGAGTTCAACAAATACATTTAAGAATTTCTAGCCCACCAACTATAAATTCTTGCTTTTATGGAATAGACACTCCAGAAGAATCAAAATTAATAGCTAACAGGTTATCACAGTTAGAGATCAAAAATGCTCTTGGTTGCGATAGTCTACACTTTTTAAGTATAGATGGTCTCTACAAGGCAATATGCAACACAAAACGTAATAATAGTATACCTCAATACTGTGATGCCTGTTTTACTGGGGATTATCCAATAGGAAAAATAGAATAA
- a CDS encoding heme lyase CcmF/NrfE family subunit has translation MVSLIELPLLMACVFSVVYPFVVNISFCWSKVLTMLIFILTSSAVGLLLYIHIVDDFSFCNVYYNSHTTKHLLYKIFGIWGNYEGSILLWVWIISLYSLLLEILLDKDDFKRISISIQHVINFGFLLFTLVASNPFMKMPTVEYEGLGFNPILQDTGLMVHPPILYLGYVGFSVVFSLAVAGIILQKDSVEWAMIINKWALVAWSFLTLGIGLGSWWAYRELGWGGFWFWDPVENVSLMPWLLGTALIHLLPLVRKFNLFYNSAVLLSICSFVMSLIGTFLVRSGVLVSVHTFANDPEHGFYILMLIGIIISSGIISFICFTKKTQKREYDFLLLSKVTMLLFNNVLLLTAFAIVFIGTIYPVILEFITGDVIAVGAPYYNTLFNYLIFCTLILMIITLGLDEERNKILIKNFKFSGFVVLLIFPFMIDNNFFIVLILLLSVFLFLSVLEAYYRKIKIFTVSFSETIKLAKSCSKKYYSMLIAHMGVAVFMFGIIGSIVWGETYELYMKDNSLINVKNFQVVLSGLSFVKNKNYDAIRGRFLIVKSGEVLGKVFPENRFYVVEGVRNAESAIYRHWLSDIYIVIGDIDKVKGIAVKVYYKPYINLIWMGFLLVAFGGVIGLLSSHIITKKSLVLETSKTNGASCT, from the coding sequence ATGGTTAGTTTAATAGAGCTCCCGCTTTTAATGGCGTGTGTATTTTCAGTAGTTTATCCATTTGTTGTTAATATATCTTTCTGTTGGTCGAAAGTACTGACAATGTTGATATTTATACTGACAAGTTCTGCTGTTGGATTGTTGTTGTATATACACATTGTTGATGATTTTTCATTTTGTAATGTATACTATAATTCACATACGACTAAACACTTATTGTATAAAATATTTGGTATTTGGGGTAATTATGAAGGTTCTATTCTATTGTGGGTGTGGATAATAAGTCTATATAGTTTATTATTAGAGATTTTACTTGATAAAGATGATTTCAAAAGAATATCCATTTCAATACAACATGTAATTAACTTTGGATTCTTGTTATTTACCTTGGTAGCATCTAATCCTTTTATGAAGATGCCTACTGTTGAATATGAAGGATTGGGCTTTAATCCTATATTACAGGATACAGGGTTAATGGTGCATCCTCCTATTTTATATTTAGGATATGTAGGATTTAGTGTAGTATTCTCACTTGCTGTAGCTGGGATAATTCTCCAAAAAGATAGTGTAGAATGGGCAATGATTATAAATAAATGGGCTCTAGTTGCATGGTCTTTTTTGACTTTAGGAATAGGATTAGGTAGTTGGTGGGCATATCGAGAATTAGGTTGGGGAGGATTTTGGTTTTGGGATCCAGTTGAGAATGTATCACTTATGCCATGGTTACTGGGTACAGCTTTAATTCATTTACTGCCTTTAGTGAGAAAATTTAACCTGTTCTATAATTCTGCAGTTTTATTATCAATTTGTTCGTTTGTAATGAGTCTAATTGGTACATTTTTAGTAAGGTCTGGTGTTTTGGTATCTGTTCATACTTTTGCTAATGATCCAGAACATGGATTCTATATATTAATGTTAATTGGAATAATAATTAGTAGTGGAATAATAAGTTTTATTTGTTTTACGAAGAAAACTCAGAAAAGAGAATATGATTTTTTATTGTTATCGAAAGTTACAATGTTGTTGTTCAACAATGTTCTACTGTTAACAGCATTTGCTATAGTGTTTATTGGTACTATATATCCTGTTATATTAGAGTTTATCACTGGAGATGTTATTGCTGTAGGAGCTCCATATTATAATACTCTATTTAATTATTTGATATTCTGTACTTTAATATTAATGATAATTACTTTAGGATTGGATGAGGAAAGAAATAAAATTTTAATAAAGAATTTCAAGTTTTCTGGATTTGTAGTTTTATTGATTTTTCCTTTCATGATAGATAATAATTTTTTTATTGTTTTAATACTTTTATTATCAGTTTTTTTATTTTTATCAGTGTTGGAAGCATACTATAGAAAAATAAAAATATTTACAGTGTCATTTTCTGAAACTATAAAATTGGCTAAATCTTGCTCTAAAAAATATTATTCTATGCTAATAGCACATATGGGTGTTGCTGTATTTATGTTTGGAATCATTGGTTCTATTGTATGGGGTGAAACCTATGAACTTTATATGAAGGACAATAGTTTGATTAATGTAAAAAACTTTCAAGTTGTTTTATCTGGATTATCTTTTGTAAAAAATAAAAATTACGATGCTATTCGTGGAAGATTTTTAATAGTAAAATCTGGTGAAGTGTTGGGTAAAGTATTTCCTGAAAATAGGTTCTATGTAGTTGAGGGAGTAAGAAATGCTGAAAGTGCTATATATCGACATTGGCTATCTGATATTTATATTGTAATTGGTGATATAGATAAGGTGAAAGGTATAGCAGTAAAAGTGTATTATAAACCTTATATAAATTTAATATGGATGGGATTTTTGTTAGTAGCATTTGGTGGCGTTATAGGATTGTTATCTAGTCATATTATTACAAAGAAATCTTTAGTACTTGAAACATCAAAAACCAATGGTGCTTCTTGTACATGA
- a CDS encoding 50S ribosomal protein L25/general stress protein Ctc — MTDQGIVKINASLRKNVGTGPSRALRLSGEIPAVIYGKGRDSLSISLSNREFVSKYRSAALSTHLIELEIDNKKEYVLMRDVQKHPVTDRIQHVDFQFIDYGTEIKIEVPLIFTNEQKCIGIKRGGVLNILHRTLSIKCSPKAILQNIEIDLSGLTTGHSIHVSDLKLPPEVNVTMKEHNPAIVTISSASTEKEAESNQESTSTTPSSES, encoded by the coding sequence ATGACAGATCAAGGCATAGTTAAAATTAATGCAAGTTTAAGGAAAAATGTAGGCACAGGCCCTTCACGTGCACTAAGACTTAGCGGAGAAATACCAGCAGTAATATACGGTAAAGGTCGTGATTCCCTTAGCATATCTTTATCTAATAGAGAGTTTGTAAGCAAATATAGATCTGCTGCATTGTCAACTCACTTGATTGAACTTGAAATAGATAACAAGAAAGAATATGTATTAATGCGTGATGTACAAAAGCACCCAGTAACTGATAGAATACAACATGTAGATTTCCAGTTTATTGATTATGGTACAGAAATAAAAATAGAAGTGCCTTTAATATTTACAAATGAACAAAAATGTATAGGCATTAAGAGGGGTGGAGTATTAAACATATTACATCGTACTTTATCTATAAAGTGTTCCCCTAAAGCTATATTGCAAAATATAGAAATAGATTTATCTGGTCTAACTACAGGACATTCTATACATGTAAGCGATTTAAAACTTCCTCCAGAGGTGAATGTGACTATGAAAGAGCATAATCCAGCAATAGTAACAATCTCTAGTGCAAGTACAGAAAAAGAAGCTGAAAGTAATCAAGAGTCTACAAGTACTACTCCATCATCAGAAAGTTAG
- the pth gene encoding aminoacyl-tRNA hydrolase codes for MFYLLAGLGNPGKKYELSRHNAGFMIVDAIASEFYFPSFRERHNALISIGNIKSHRVILVKPWTFMNNSGAPIMSIASLYKIPLDNIIIFHDEVEINFCTIRVKKSGGNAGHNGLKSIDNLLGKDYWRVRFGIGRPINKTNLKIDLSYYVLSQFHNIKAVNNTILNIVEHITLLLEKKPSMFMEKVKNLIKYEDIPTE; via the coding sequence ATGTTTTACCTGTTAGCTGGGTTAGGTAATCCTGGTAAAAAGTATGAGCTAAGCCGTCACAATGCTGGATTTATGATTGTAGATGCAATAGCAAGTGAGTTTTACTTTCCAAGCTTCAGAGAAAGGCATAATGCACTGATATCAATTGGGAATATTAAATCACACAGAGTTATTCTTGTTAAACCTTGGACGTTTATGAACAATTCAGGTGCTCCTATCATGAGTATAGCCAGTCTATACAAGATTCCATTAGATAACATAATAATTTTTCATGATGAAGTAGAAATAAACTTTTGTACCATAAGAGTAAAAAAAAGTGGTGGCAATGCTGGACACAATGGTCTCAAATCAATTGATAATCTACTTGGTAAAGACTATTGGAGAGTAAGGTTTGGCATTGGTCGTCCCATAAATAAAACAAATCTCAAGATAGATCTATCATATTATGTCCTATCACAATTCCATAACATTAAAGCAGTCAATAACACTATACTCAACATAGTAGAACATATCACATTACTTTTAGAAAAAAAACCTTCAATGTTTATGGAGAAAGTCAAAAACCTTATAAAATATGAAGATATTCCAACAGAATAG